The following are from one region of the Anomaloglossus baeobatrachus isolate aAnoBae1 chromosome 1, aAnoBae1.hap1, whole genome shotgun sequence genome:
- the LOC142294740 gene encoding syncytin-1-like — protein MNEEIEEGQLGDGAAEMSIAIDKEPYCMPFQFYRTVTTDLEDSWCLYDETLRFVSVVMALLNEYQFELPKGIYIVCGEKAYRWIPKGAEGTCTLARLEPATWVWNEEDFPYKNIPQHMLAKRDTDTNFDKQTQKHLFSTPWYAQAGMVLTGPLGVMLGTMRNAQMIQELGDIFDNVTDLLFDAINIESAYTKQLIIITNQHSMVLDYLTASSGGFCQVVGPSCCHFINPEGLMQVTHDINQAERLKKGFKEANALGELSFMALMVKPTEFIQRCGWMDHWDNTLCDSRSIYNIGNCSANKVICNACEENSRS, from the coding sequence ATGAATGAGGAAATTGAAGAAGGGCAATTGGGTGATGGAGCAGCAGAAATGTCAATAGCCATTGACAAGGAACCATACTGTATGCCTTTTCAATTTTATAGAACAGTTACCACTGACTTAGAAGATTCTTGGTGTTTGTATGATGAGACTTTGCGATTTGTATCAGTGGTAATGGCACTACTAAATGAGTATCAGTTTGAACTTCCAAAAGGTATTtacattgtttgtggggaaaaGGCTTATAGATGGATCCCTAAGGGGGCAGAAGGAACTTGTACATTGGCGAGATTAGAACCTGCAACCTGGGTATGGAATGAGGAAGATTTCCCATATAAAAATATTCCTCAACATATGCTTGCAAAACGTGATACTGACACAAATTTTGATAAACAGACACAGAAACATTTGTTCAGTACTCCATGGTATGCCCAAGCGGGAATGGTATTAACAGGTCCATTGGGAGTAATGTTGGGAACAATGAGAAATGCCCAAATGATTCAAGAACTAGGAGATATTTTTGATAACGTGACTGATCTATTATTTGATGCAATAAATATAGAATCAGCCTACACAAAACAGCTCATTATCATTACCAATCAACACTCGATGGTACTTGATTATCTCACTGCTTCTAGTGGAGGCTTCTGTCAGGTGGTGGGACCTTCATGTTGTCACTTCATAAACCCTGAAGGACTGATGCAGGTTACACATGACATAAACCAAGCAGAGAGATTGAAAAAGGGATTTAAGGAGGCCAATGCACTAGGTGAATTGTCCTTCATGGCTCTCATGGTTAAACCCACTGAATTTATTCAAAGGTGTGGGTGGATGGATCACTGGGATAATACATTATGTGATTCAAGGAGCATTTATAATATTGGTAATTGCAGTGCTAATAAAGTTATTTGTAATGCTTGTGaagaaaattctaggagctaa